From a single Actinomyces viscosus genomic region:
- the trpD gene encoding anthranilate phosphoribosyltransferase, giving the protein MSETNSAAPAAADGTHVATAQEAHELLREVVQGRRLTREQASTVFAALGAGDLSEAETAALLAALHARGEEPQEVAGAASAFRQAARAFPSVTFPLVDVVGTGGDGVGTINISTGAGLVAASMGIAVAKHGNRAVSSKTGAADVIAELGLPLDVEPATAVELLARDHFTFLFAQAYHPAMRHVAPVRRALATPTIFNVLGPLVNPAHLTFQLMGVWDPNMLDMIAEAMVQLGRKRALVVHGSGLDEIAVHGPTLVREATPRGVKSYEVTPEDLGVATYELADLLGGEPADNARLLREALSGEGKPAHRDAIAINAGALLYLAGPADNLADGTAMALEQIRSGGVARHLESMTKATDPAAERA; this is encoded by the coding sequence ATGAGTGAGACCAACAGCGCGGCCCCCGCCGCTGCGGACGGCACGCACGTTGCCACGGCGCAGGAGGCCCACGAGCTGCTGCGCGAAGTCGTTCAGGGCCGGCGCCTGACCCGCGAGCAGGCCTCCACGGTCTTCGCCGCTCTGGGCGCCGGGGACCTGTCCGAGGCGGAGACGGCGGCCCTGCTGGCGGCACTGCACGCCCGCGGCGAGGAGCCCCAGGAGGTCGCCGGGGCAGCGAGCGCCTTCCGCCAGGCGGCCCGGGCCTTCCCGTCGGTGACCTTCCCGCTGGTGGACGTCGTCGGTACCGGGGGCGACGGCGTGGGGACCATCAATATCTCCACCGGGGCGGGCCTGGTGGCCGCCTCAATGGGGATCGCGGTGGCCAAGCACGGCAACCGGGCCGTCTCCTCCAAGACGGGGGCGGCCGACGTCATCGCCGAGCTGGGACTGCCCCTGGACGTGGAGCCGGCCACGGCGGTCGAGCTGCTGGCCCGGGACCATTTCACCTTCCTGTTCGCCCAGGCCTACCACCCGGCGATGCGGCACGTGGCCCCGGTACGCCGGGCGCTGGCGACGCCCACGATCTTCAATGTCCTGGGGCCGCTGGTGAACCCGGCCCATCTGACCTTCCAGCTCATGGGCGTGTGGGACCCGAACATGCTGGACATGATCGCCGAGGCGATGGTTCAGCTGGGACGCAAGCGGGCGCTGGTCGTGCACGGCTCGGGCCTGGACGAGATCGCCGTCCACGGGCCGACGCTCGTGCGCGAGGCAACTCCCCGCGGGGTCAAGTCCTATGAGGTCACGCCCGAGGACCTGGGAGTGGCGACCTACGAGCTGGCCGACCTGCTGGGCGGGGAGCCGGCCGACAACGCCCGCCTGCTGCGCGAGGCCCTCTCGGGTGAGGGCAAGCCCGCCCACCGTGACGCCATCGCCATCAACGCCGGTGCCCTGCTGTATCTGGCCGGCCCGGCCGACAACCTCGCCGACGGCACCGCCATGGCGCTGGAACAGATCCGCTCCGGCGGCGTGGCCCGCCACCTGGAGTCCATGACCAAAGCCACTGATCCGGCCGCTGAGCGGGCCTGA
- the trpB gene encoding tryptophan synthase subunit beta gives MTTPDTAPAPSPADPVDPADAASSVEPGAPGPGERAHREPVEARLIATGTVLDSIVQARRERIDELRARFGHLSAEDLPRSQRSFATALRTRSGQAPSPQPALIMECKAASPSRGTIRSDYDPASLAEQYAPYAAAVSVLTEPDRFNGSFEDLAAVREVVDVPVLCKDFIVDEVQVLAARSLGADAVLLMLSVVPDDVYRELADLAHHLGMEVLTEVSTPEEMHRAAALGAEVIGINNRDLRTLDTDLARTEEMAPLAPAGVVLVGESGVGSPDDVRRLSGLVDALLVGSSLSGAEDPARAARGLATAVPLPQPAEAQADGAQGEDASSLRQSQGEGERAGHHPRLPAFFGPYGGQFVPELLIPALDQLEDAFIDAQADPAFAAELDTLMTRYLGRPTAVTELRNLPLEGNARILLKREDLVHGGAHKGNQVLGQALLAKRMGKQRIIAETGAGQHGTATAMVCALLGLDCTIYMGATDVVRQAANVERMELMGATVVPVDSGAGTLKDAVNEALRDWTASFADTHYLLGTAAGPHPFPTIVREYHRVISREARAQVLGLTGRLPDSVIACVGGGSNAIGMFAEFIDNPDVELIGVEPAGEGLDTPRNGAPINKGLVGILHGARSYLMRTSEGQVEESFSVSAGLDYPGVGPEHAWLSDTGRARYVGISDDDAIEAFRLLSRHEGIIPAVESAHALAQALAMAREVPQGDEPPILLVCLSGRGDKDLDQVQARLGGSFSGDGAVARAARMVEQMGKRTEYAGLNAGKSNGPDEEF, from the coding sequence GTGACCACCCCAGATACCGCCCCCGCTCCCTCCCCTGCGGATCCCGTGGACCCTGCGGACGCCGCGAGCTCAGTGGAGCCCGGTGCCCCGGGCCCCGGTGAGCGCGCGCACCGCGAGCCGGTCGAGGCGAGGCTCATCGCCACGGGCACCGTCCTGGACTCGATCGTCCAGGCGCGCCGTGAGCGCATTGACGAGCTGCGCGCTCGGTTCGGGCACCTGAGTGCCGAGGATCTGCCGCGCTCGCAGCGATCCTTCGCCACCGCCCTGCGCACCCGCAGCGGCCAGGCCCCCAGTCCGCAGCCGGCCCTCATCATGGAGTGCAAGGCCGCCTCGCCCTCGCGCGGCACCATCCGCTCCGACTACGACCCGGCCTCGCTGGCGGAGCAGTACGCGCCCTACGCCGCCGCGGTCTCGGTACTCACCGAGCCCGACCGCTTCAACGGCTCCTTCGAGGACCTGGCGGCCGTGCGCGAGGTGGTGGACGTACCCGTCCTGTGCAAGGACTTCATCGTCGACGAGGTCCAGGTGCTGGCGGCGCGGAGCCTGGGGGCGGACGCGGTCCTGCTCATGCTCTCGGTGGTGCCCGACGACGTCTACCGCGAGCTGGCCGACCTGGCCCACCACCTGGGCATGGAGGTGCTCACGGAGGTCTCCACCCCCGAGGAGATGCACCGGGCGGCGGCGCTGGGCGCCGAGGTCATCGGCATCAACAACCGCGACCTGCGCACCCTGGACACAGACCTGGCGCGCACCGAGGAGATGGCCCCGCTGGCCCCGGCCGGGGTGGTCCTCGTCGGCGAGTCGGGGGTCGGCTCGCCCGACGACGTGCGGCGGCTGTCCGGCCTGGTGGACGCCCTCCTGGTGGGCTCCTCCCTGTCCGGGGCCGAGGACCCCGCCAGGGCCGCTCGGGGCCTGGCCACCGCGGTCCCGCTGCCCCAGCCGGCCGAGGCGCAGGCGGACGGCGCGCAGGGCGAGGATGCGTCGTCGCTCCGGCAGTCCCAGGGCGAGGGCGAGCGGGCGGGGCACCACCCGCGCCTGCCCGCGTTCTTCGGCCCCTACGGCGGGCAGTTCGTGCCCGAGCTGCTCATTCCGGCCCTGGACCAGCTTGAGGACGCCTTCATCGACGCCCAGGCCGACCCCGCCTTCGCCGCCGAGCTGGACACGCTCATGACCCGTTACCTGGGGCGGCCCACGGCGGTCACCGAGCTGCGCAACCTGCCCCTGGAGGGCAACGCCCGCATCCTGCTCAAGCGCGAGGACCTGGTCCATGGCGGTGCCCACAAGGGCAACCAGGTCCTGGGGCAGGCCCTGTTGGCCAAGCGGATGGGCAAGCAGCGCATCATCGCCGAGACCGGCGCCGGCCAGCACGGGACGGCCACGGCCATGGTCTGCGCCCTGCTGGGACTGGACTGCACCATCTACATGGGGGCCACCGACGTCGTGCGCCAGGCCGCCAACGTCGAGCGCATGGAGCTCATGGGCGCCACGGTCGTACCGGTGGACAGTGGTGCCGGCACGCTCAAGGACGCCGTCAACGAGGCGCTGCGCGACTGGACTGCCTCCTTCGCCGACACCCACTACCTGCTGGGCACGGCCGCCGGCCCCCATCCCTTCCCCACGATCGTGCGCGAGTACCACCGGGTCATCTCCCGGGAGGCCCGCGCCCAGGTCCTGGGGCTGACGGGGCGCCTGCCGGACTCGGTCATCGCCTGCGTGGGCGGGGGCTCCAACGCGATCGGCATGTTCGCCGAGTTCATCGACAACCCCGACGTCGAGCTCATCGGGGTCGAGCCTGCCGGCGAGGGGCTGGACACGCCCCGCAACGGCGCCCCCATCAACAAGGGCCTGGTGGGGATCCTTCACGGGGCGCGCAGCTACCTCATGCGCACCTCGGAGGGGCAGGTCGAGGAGTCCTTCTCCGTCTCGGCGGGCCTGGACTACCCCGGTGTGGGGCCCGAGCACGCGTGGCTGTCCGACACGGGCCGGGCCCGCTACGTGGGCATCAGCGACGACGACGCGATCGAGGCCTTCCGGCTGCTGTCGCGTCATGAGGGGATCATCCCGGCCGTGGAGTCCGCTCACGCCCTGGCCCAGGCCCTGGCCATGGCGCGCGAGGTGCCCCAGGGCGACGAGCCACCGATCCTGCTGGTGTGCCTGTCCGGTCGTGGGGACAAGGACCTCGACCAGGTCCAGGCGCGTCTGGGCGGGTCCTTCTCCGGTGACGGCGCCGTGGCTCGGGCCGCGCGCATGGTGGAGCAGATGGGCAAGCGCACCGAGTACGCCGGCCTGAACGCAGGTAAGAGCAACGGCCCGGACGAGGAGTTCTGA